The DNA sequence AAGGCATGCAAGACTGCAATCTCACGCACATCGCTGCGAGAACGGCCGCTTATTTTTACAAGGTGACTTTCTAAACTGTCAGCTGTAGCTAAGCCAATGAAGACTGTTCCTGCTGGTTGACCTTCCAAGCTATCAGGTCCCGCAACACCAGTCAGTGAAATGGCCAAGTCTGCTCCCGTCTTGCTTCTGGCACCAGCAGCCATAGCTTCTGCTGTAAAAGCTGAAACAACGCCATGGGCTTGTAGGTCGACCAGAGGAATACCTAGCATTCTGGATTTTTCTTCCATACTGTAGGTGACAAAGCCACCGTTGAAAACAGTTGAAGCCCCAGAAAAGTCTGCTAAACTGGCTTGGAAGAGGCCCGCTGTCAGACTTTCTGCTGCCGTGATCGTCTTACCAGAGCTCTTGAGCAAATCAAAGGTAACTTGGGCTAGAGAATTATCATCTCCATAACCATAAAAATAGCTAGATAGAGATTGATTTTCTAGCGATTGAACCGCCATTAGGGCTGCTTCGAGCTGATCTAATTTTTGCTCTGCTTCTTCTTGACTCCGGGCCTTGGTAGAAAGACGCAAAGTGACTTCCCCTGTCTTTGCATAAGGAGCGATGGTAGGGTCAGTTTGGTTTTTAATGAAATCATCAATAACCGTCACTAACTGGCTTTCACCGATTCCAAAGAAACGCAAAACGCGAGAATAAAGCTGCTGATGATCTCGATCAATCAGTGGCAAGAGTTGCTCCTGAACCATAGGCTTGAGTTCGCTCGGCGGACCAGGTAGGACGATGTAGGTCTTTTCCTCAACTTCAATCAGACCTCCAACTGCAAGACCTGTGCGGTTTTGAAGCGGAAGCGCTCCTTCTATGGTTTGAGCCTGACGTTCATTATTGGACGTCCGCAAGACTGCAGGGCGGGCTGCAAAGAAACGATTCAGCTTGTCCATAGCCTGATCATCAAAAACTAAGGGCCGCTTGAGAAACTTGGCTAGGGT is a window from the Streptococcus criceti HS-6 genome containing:
- a CDS encoding competence/damage-inducible protein A, yielding MKAEIIAVGTEILTGQIVNTNAQFLSEKFAELGIDVYFQTAVGDNEERLLSLLDLASQRSDMIVLCGGLGPTDDDLTKQTLAKFLKRPLVFDDQAMDKLNRFFAARPAVLRTSNNERQAQTIEGALPLQNRTGLAVGGLIEVEEKTYIVLPGPPSELKPMVQEQLLPLIDRDHQQLYSRVLRFFGIGESQLVTVIDDFIKNQTDPTIAPYAKTGEVTLRLSTKARSQEEAEQKLDQLEAALMAVQSLENQSLSSYFYGYGDDNSLAQVTFDLLKSSGKTITAAESLTAGLFQASLADFSGASTVFNGGFVTYSMEEKSRMLGIPLVDLQAHGVVSAFTAEAMAAGARSKTGADLAISLTGVAGPDSLEGQPAGTVFIGLATADSLESHLVKISGRSRSDVREIAVLHAFNLVRKALLKEKNLV